The Vicia villosa cultivar HV-30 ecotype Madison, WI linkage group LG1, Vvil1.0, whole genome shotgun sequence genome includes a region encoding these proteins:
- the LOC131651145 gene encoding uncharacterized protein LOC131651145, translating into MDDVMAKSFWRDTEVGYSFSNSLGRSGGILTMWKKDVVDVENSFKGDGFVGIKVSWNNHFYYVVNVYSPCEHRKKKALWKELLGLMEKFKDGEWILGGDFNAIKNGGERRGRAVLENQREMNLFAEFIDKTLLVDIPCKGKKFSWFSGDGKSKSRIDRFLLSSKVLSRWEVIGQFIGDRDVSDHCPIWVKSDKVNWGPKPFRFNNEWFAFESFIPFVEGEWMSLKIEGRGDFVLKEKLRLLKDKLKWWIKEVFGRIELEMEDGVREMNFADEKLMEDDYANFDENMCLRREACGKFWKNLRLKKSMLLQKSIVNWLKEGDNNSGFFHKIMKQRRRMNHLGPLYHEGRMVETVEEMREEVFNHFNEKFYEDDMSFFEGNFISRAVSSSFLTLIPKCKNPLSLNDYRPICLVGCMYKVVAKLLAGRLKGVLNSIISNSQSAFVPGRQLLDGVLVANEVVDFARKEGKNCLLFKVDFEKAYDKVNWSFLRYMLKRMGFGDKWTRWMELLIFNSKMSVLVNGSPSKEFSVHKSLRQGDPLSPFLFVLVAEGLTGIVKQSIHIGELQNFILSDSYSVDILQFADDTLIMGEGSWKHVRALKAVLRAFEIVSGLGINFHKSGRITLLKSVLSSLAIFTMSFYKVPSRVVKNFTSIQNKFLWGGVEEKRKIHWVKWSDVTLPFEDGGLGVKNINLFNFALLCKWRWRILEGSNSLWYKVLKSRFKVHSGFSNPFWESSWLDERPLREAFPIIFDKSFLKKVSVAAIGGWEEGIWKWGDLGLKEGVLGDEGAVSMYGALKCRLEDFRGMKEGRDAVVWMGKADTGSTYSVASCYEYIRRVRTPHGPFDKNPEAFGILWKSEVPFKVKAFGWRLFRNRLPTLDLLVWLEIAVWVGKKEKDEEDCKANFLEWYNFFRLKKVTKGKERMIWLDCVWTLWILRNSVRFRKDRWSVNDIVWNIKSLAWKWMFCGKITHPNFSYYEFVTDPLLFLSL; encoded by the exons ATGGATGATGTGATGGCTAAAAGCTTTTGGAGAGATACGGAGGTGGGTTATTCCTTTTCCAATTCTTTGGGCCGTTCGGGGGGAATTCTTACCATGTGGAAAAAGGATGTTGTTGATGTCGAGAATAGTTTTAAAGGGGACGGTTTTGTGGGAATCAAAGTGTCGTGGAACAATCATTTCTACTATGTGGTGAATGTTTATTCTCCTTGTGAGCATAGAAAAAAGAAAGCGTTGTGGAAGGAACTTCTAGGATTGATGGAGAAATTCAAAGATGGGGAATGGATTTTAGGAGGTGATTTTAACGCTATTAAAAATGGGGGAGAAAGAAGAGGAAGGGCGGTTTTGGAGAATCAAAGAGAGATGAATTTATTTGCGGAATTCATAGATAAGACTCTTTTGGTGGACATACCTTGTAAAGGGAAGAAATTTTCTTGGTTTAGTGGTGATGGCAAGTCGAAAAGTAGAATTGACCGGTTCCTTTTATCTAGTAAGGTTTTGAGTAGATGGGAGGTGATTGGCCAATTCATTGGAGACCGGGATGTATCGGATCATTGTCCTATTTGGGTGAAGTCGGACAAGGTGAATTGGGGGCCTAAACCTTTTAGATTCAATAATGAGTGGTTCGCTTTTGAGTCTTTCATTCCGTTTGTGGAGGGAGAGTGGATGAGTTTGAAGATAGAGGGAAGAGGtgattttgttttaaaagaaaagCTTCGGCTCTTAAAAGACAAACTTAAATGGTGGATTAAGGAGGTGTTTGGGAGGATTGAGTTGGAGATGGAGGATGGGGTCCGTGAGATGAACTTTGCCGATGAGAAGTTAATGGAGGATGATTATGCTAACTTTGATGAGAATATGTGCTTGAGAAGGGAAGCGTGTGGTAAATTTTGGAAGAATTTAAGGTTAAAGAAAAGtatgcttcttcaaaaatctATAGTGAATTGGCTTAAAGAAGGAGACAACAATAGTggttttttccacaaaattatgaaacaaagaagaaggatgaatcactTAGGGCCTTTATATCACGAGGGGAGGATGGTAGAGACGGTGGAGGAAATGAGGGAAGAGGTGTTCAATCACTTTAATGAAAAGTTTTATGAAGACGATATG TCTTTCTTTGAAGGGAATTTCATTTCAAGGGCGGTGAGTTCTTCATTCCTTACTCTTATTCCCAAATGCAAAAATCCCTTGAGTTTGAACGATTATAGACCTATTTGCTTAGTGGGATGCATGTACAAGGTGGTGGCCAAGCTTTTGGCGGGTAGATTAAAGGGGGTGCTTAATTCGATTATATCAAATtctcaaagtgcttttgttcccgGAAGACAATTGTTGGATGGGGTTTTGGTGGCGAATGAGGTGGTGGATTTTGCTAGAAAAGAGGGAAAAAATTGTCTTCTTTTCAAGGTCGATTTTGAGAAGGCTTATGACAAGGTTAATTGGAGTTTCTTGAGATACATGCTAAAAAGGATGGGATTTGGTGATAAATGGACGAGGTGgatggaattgttgatttttaataGTAAGATGTCGGTGCTTGTGAACGGGAGCCCTTCAAAGGAGTTCTCAGTTCATAAGAGTTTGAGGCAAGgagatcctctttctcctttcctttttgtgTTAGTGGCGGAAGGATTAACGGGTATTGTGAAGCAATCTATCCATATTGGAGAACTTCAAAATTTCATCCTAAGTGATTCTTATAGTGTagacattcttcaatttgcggatgacacatTGATCATGGGGGAAGGGAGTTGGAAACATGTCCGTGCTTTGAAAGCGGTTCTTAGGGCTTTCGAAATTGTTTCGGGGTTAGGCATTAATTTCCATAAAA GTGGAAGAATTACACTTTTGAAGTCCGTGCTTAGCTCCTTAGCTATCTTCACCATGTCTTTCTACAAGGTTCCGTCTAGAGTGGTGAAGAATTTTACTAGTATCCAAAACAAATTTCTTTGGGGGGGAGTGGAGGAAAAGAGGAAAATTCATTGGGTAAAGTGGAGCGATGTTACTTTGCCTTTTGAGGATGGAGGGTTAGGAGTGAAAAATATCAACTTGTTCAATTTTGCTCTCCTTTGcaaatggagatggagaattcttGAAGGAAGTAATTCTTTATGGTACAAGGTTTTGAAATCTAG ATTTAAAGTGCATAGCGGTTTTTCCAATCCGTTTTGGGAATCCTCTTGGTTGGATGAGAGACCCCTTAGAGAGGCTTTTCCGATTATCTTTGATAAGTCGTTCTTGAAAAAGGTTTCGGTTGCGGCCATAGGAGGTTGGGAAGAGGGTATATGGAAGTGGGGTGATTTAGGTCTGAAAGAAGGGGTGTTGGGGGATGAAGGGGCCGTTAGTATGTATGGCGCTCTTAAGTGCCGGTTGGAGGACTTTAGGGGTATGAAGGAAGGTAGGGATGCCGTGGTGTGGATGGGAAAGGCAGATACGGGTTCAACTTACTCGGTTGCTTCATGTTATGAGTATATTAGGCGGGTTCGGACTCCTCATGGGCCTTTTGACAAAAATCCTGAGGCGTTTGGGATTCTTTGGAAATCGGAGGTTCCTTTTAAAGTGAAGGCGTTTGGTTGGAGACTTTTCCGAAATAGACTTCCTACTTTAGATCTCTTG GTGTGGTTGGAAATTGCCGTTTGGGTGGGAAAAAAGGAGAAGGATGAGGAAGATTGCAAAGCTAATTTTTTGGAGTGGTATAACTTTTTCCGTTTGAAGAAAGTGACAAAAGGGAAGGAGAGAATGATTTGGCTTGATTGTGTTTGGACTCTTTGGATTCTTAGAAACAGTGTGCGTTTTCGGAAGGATAGGTGGAGTGTTAACGATATTGTTTGGAATATTAAATCTTTAGCTTGGAAGTGGATGTTTTGCGGTAAAATTACACATCCCAATTTCTCCTATTACGAGTTTGTAACGGATCCTTTGTTATTCCTCTCGTTGTAG